A part of Marinomonas rhizomae genomic DNA contains:
- a CDS encoding SGNH/GDSL hydrolase family protein yields MATILCYGDSLTWGRIPNGGRYPKHLCWPTLLNDLLGHQHQVINFGLPGRTTIWNDPFLEGRNGLSYLQAALETFGPVDILILMLGTNDLKRHFHVGAYEAAKGVEKLIEKSRMPNDNGFPAPTLVIVAPPNILSPTGSVAESFDGAIEKSQYFHQYYQDIASKNQCIFLNAAGVLQPCEVDGVHLDTQGNEHLANAIYPLIKDRI; encoded by the coding sequence ATGGCTACTATTTTATGTTACGGGGATTCTCTTACTTGGGGGCGGATACCTAATGGTGGACGTTACCCAAAACATCTATGTTGGCCGACCTTGTTGAACGACTTATTAGGCCACCAGCACCAAGTGATTAATTTTGGTTTACCGGGACGAACCACCATCTGGAATGACCCTTTCTTAGAAGGTCGCAATGGTCTGTCATACCTTCAAGCCGCCTTAGAAACCTTTGGCCCTGTCGATATTTTGATCCTGATGTTAGGCACTAATGATTTGAAGCGACATTTCCATGTTGGTGCCTATGAGGCCGCAAAAGGCGTCGAGAAACTGATCGAAAAGTCAAGAATGCCGAATGACAATGGTTTTCCTGCGCCAACCCTTGTCATAGTCGCTCCGCCAAATATTTTATCCCCAACGGGCTCTGTTGCTGAAAGTTTTGACGGAGCCATTGAAAAATCACAATATTTTCATCAGTACTACCAAGATATTGCCTCTAAGAACCAATGTATTTTTCTCAACGCGGCTGGGGTTTTACAACCCTGTGAAGTCGATGGGGTTCATTTAGACACGCAAGGAAATGAACACTTAGCAAACGCCATCTACCCTTTAATCAAAGATCGCATTTAG